Proteins encoded within one genomic window of Solibaculum mannosilyticum:
- a CDS encoding Tex family protein has protein sequence MDILALLTTEFHLKPWQVEHAVSLIDQGNTIPFIARYRKEQTGSLDDQVLRELDQRLHYLRGLQKRKEEVAAAIEQCGAMDDALKAALDGAVTLAEVEDLYRPYRPKRRTRASIAREKGLEPLANQIFSQDSRCPDPLTLAASCVNGELGVDTPEDALQGAMDIIAEQLSDDAVIRKLLRSLMMAQGIVRSVASKEEDSVYRLYYDFSEPVRRIPGYRVLAINRGEREEYLKVSVDLDRVKGLAILFQQAVREGNSCSSVVKAAAEDAYDRLIFPSVEREIRASLTERADQAAIGVFSSNLRRILMQPPVKGKRVIGLDPAYRTGCKVAVVDETGSILDTAVIYPTPPHNKKEEAGSILKSFVERYNATIFSIGNGTASRETELFVAQLLPELPDGMSYMVVSEAGASVYSASKLAAQELPQYDVSLRSAASIARRLQDPLAELVKIDPKSIGVGQYQHDMPPKLLDEALDGVVENCVNTVGVDVNTASPALLSHVAGLNATVAKNIVQYRGENGAFSSRTQFKKVPKLGPRTFEQCAGFLRIPESAEVLDRTAVHPESYQAAKQLLKICKYTSDDVTCQRLSDLTSRIQKMGEQTVADQIGVGVPTLWDMAAELMRPGRDPRDQLPPPLLRTDVMEMSDLKPGMELDGTVRNVVDFGAFVDIGVHQDGLVHISQMADRYIRHPSELLAAGDIVKVRVLSVDVEKKRISLTMKTEIG, from the coding sequence TTGGATATTTTAGCTCTGTTAACCACGGAATTTCATTTGAAACCGTGGCAAGTAGAACATGCCGTCTCTCTCATTGACCAAGGGAATACTATCCCGTTTATCGCACGGTACCGAAAAGAACAAACCGGGTCTTTGGACGACCAAGTGCTTCGTGAGCTGGATCAGAGACTTCATTATTTAAGAGGGCTTCAAAAACGCAAAGAAGAGGTCGCAGCGGCCATAGAACAATGTGGCGCTATGGACGATGCGTTAAAGGCCGCTTTGGATGGAGCTGTCACATTAGCGGAGGTGGAGGATCTCTACCGCCCCTATCGCCCAAAACGTCGGACCCGTGCGTCTATAGCTCGAGAAAAAGGTCTGGAGCCCTTAGCAAATCAGATCTTTTCACAGGATTCCCGCTGTCCAGATCCACTTACTTTGGCTGCCTCCTGTGTCAACGGAGAACTTGGAGTGGACACGCCGGAGGATGCATTGCAAGGTGCTATGGACATCATCGCCGAGCAGCTTTCCGATGACGCTGTGATTCGTAAACTCCTGCGGTCCTTGATGATGGCGCAAGGGATTGTACGATCGGTAGCTTCGAAAGAGGAAGACTCGGTCTACCGTCTTTATTACGACTTCAGTGAACCGGTCCGCCGCATCCCAGGATACCGCGTCTTGGCAATCAACCGAGGGGAACGCGAGGAATATTTGAAAGTATCGGTGGATTTGGATCGTGTGAAAGGTCTTGCTATTCTATTTCAGCAGGCTGTCCGTGAAGGGAATTCTTGTAGCTCAGTTGTAAAAGCTGCGGCGGAGGATGCCTATGATCGCTTGATCTTCCCTTCGGTGGAGAGGGAAATCCGTGCAAGTCTGACCGAACGTGCGGATCAAGCGGCTATCGGTGTATTTTCCTCCAATTTACGGCGTATTTTGATGCAACCTCCTGTAAAAGGAAAACGAGTGATCGGATTGGATCCCGCTTACCGGACAGGCTGTAAAGTGGCGGTGGTGGATGAGACGGGAAGTATTTTGGATACGGCTGTCATTTATCCCACACCTCCCCACAACAAAAAAGAGGAAGCCGGTTCGATTTTGAAATCTTTCGTTGAGCGATATAACGCCACAATCTTTTCCATCGGCAACGGGACGGCCTCACGGGAAACAGAGCTATTTGTGGCGCAGCTTCTTCCGGAATTGCCGGATGGTATGTCCTATATGGTGGTTAGTGAAGCCGGGGCATCTGTATATTCAGCCTCGAAGCTGGCGGCGCAAGAGCTCCCTCAATACGATGTTTCCTTGCGCAGTGCTGCATCCATCGCCAGAAGACTCCAAGACCCTTTGGCTGAACTGGTGAAGATTGATCCCAAATCCATTGGAGTGGGCCAGTATCAGCACGATATGCCTCCCAAATTGCTGGATGAGGCCTTGGACGGTGTGGTCGAAAACTGTGTTAATACGGTAGGCGTGGACGTCAATACCGCATCCCCGGCATTGCTCTCACATGTGGCGGGTCTTAACGCCACTGTAGCAAAAAATATTGTGCAATACCGAGGGGAAAACGGTGCATTCTCTTCTCGGACTCAGTTTAAAAAGGTTCCGAAGTTGGGGCCCCGTACCTTTGAACAATGCGCCGGCTTTTTAAGAATCCCAGAAAGTGCGGAGGTTTTAGACCGTACGGCTGTCCATCCGGAGTCCTATCAAGCGGCCAAACAGCTCCTAAAGATCTGTAAATATACTTCTGATGATGTCACATGCCAGAGGTTATCGGATCTTACGAGCCGTATTCAGAAGATGGGAGAACAAACGGTAGCGGATCAAATTGGGGTGGGCGTCCCAACCTTATGGGATATGGCGGCCGAACTGATGCGTCCGGGACGAGATCCCCGTGACCAGCTTCCTCCTCCCCTGCTGCGCACCGACGTCATGGAAATGAGCGATTTGAAGCCGGGTATGGAACTGGATGGAACGGTACGCAATGTGGTAGACTTCGGCGCTTTTGTGGATATCGGCGTCCACCAGGACGGTCTGGTGCATATTTCTCAAATGGCAGACCGATACATCCGTCATCCCAGTGAGCTGTTGGCGGCAGGTGATATTGTAAAGGTACGGGTGTTGTCGGTAGATGTAGAGAAAAAACGAATCTCCTTGACGATGAAAACAGAAATAGGGTAA
- the uvrB gene encoding excinuclease ABC subunit UvrB → MCIHEKAVRFIVDQFELVSKYNPTGDQPEAIAKLVDGLRNGDREQTLLGVTGSGKTFTMANVIAQVNRPTLVLAHNKTLAAQLCTEFKSFFPHNAVEYFVSYYDYYQPEAYIPSTDTYIEKDSAINDEIDKLRHSATSALSERRDVIIVASVSCIYSLGDPIDYRNMVISLRPGMQKNRDDLIRKLIEIQYERNDINFVRNKFRVRGDVVEIYPAYGGETVVRVEFFGDEIDRISEINPLTGELKGFIQHVAIYPASHYIVPPEKVDAGVKELERELEERLQYFRENGKLLEAQRIEQRTRYDMELLREIGFCKGIENYSRVLSGRPAGSAPFTLLDYFPKDYLLIVDESHVSIPQVRGMYAGDHARKKTLVDFGFRLPSAYDNRPLNFDEFYDRVGQAIFVSATPGPFERERSAQIVEQVIRPTGLLDPEIQVRPTEGQIDDLVSEIHLRTDRNERVLITTLTKKMAEDLTAYLEDMDIRVRYMHHDVDTIERMELIRDLRLGEFDVLVGINLLREGLDLPEVSLVAILDADKEGFLRSETSLIQTIGRAARNAEGKVIMYADSVTPSMERAISETERRRAIQMKYNEEHGIIPKTIIKDVSDVIEITAKDKSVEEKAKSGRRLNRQEKQQLIEQLTKEMKAAAKLLEFEHAAYLRDRIQKLKASK, encoded by the coding sequence ATGTGTATCCATGAAAAGGCGGTGCGTTTTATTGTGGATCAATTTGAATTAGTATCAAAATATAACCCCACCGGTGATCAACCAGAAGCCATTGCCAAATTGGTAGACGGTCTGCGCAACGGCGACAGGGAACAAACGTTATTGGGTGTAACTGGATCGGGTAAAACATTCACAATGGCCAACGTCATTGCCCAGGTGAATCGTCCAACATTGGTTCTTGCTCATAATAAGACTCTGGCTGCTCAACTTTGTACCGAGTTCAAGTCTTTCTTCCCTCACAATGCGGTGGAATATTTCGTCAGCTATTATGATTACTATCAGCCGGAAGCATACATTCCTTCTACAGATACTTATATTGAAAAGGATTCGGCCATCAACGATGAAATCGATAAACTGCGTCATTCAGCTACATCGGCTTTGTCGGAACGTCGGGATGTGATCATTGTAGCATCGGTATCCTGTATCTACAGTTTAGGCGATCCTATCGATTATCGCAACATGGTAATTTCCCTGCGTCCTGGAATGCAGAAAAACCGAGACGATCTAATTCGCAAACTGATCGAGATTCAGTATGAACGGAATGATATTAACTTTGTCCGCAACAAATTCCGAGTTCGCGGCGATGTGGTAGAGATCTATCCCGCTTATGGCGGAGAGACGGTCGTCCGCGTGGAATTCTTCGGCGATGAGATCGATCGTATCAGTGAAATCAATCCCTTAACAGGGGAGTTAAAAGGGTTCATTCAGCATGTGGCTATCTATCCGGCCTCCCATTACATTGTACCTCCGGAAAAGGTGGACGCCGGCGTCAAAGAACTGGAGAGGGAACTGGAAGAACGTCTCCAGTATTTTCGGGAGAACGGCAAACTTCTGGAGGCACAGCGCATTGAGCAGCGCACCCGGTATGATATGGAACTGCTGCGCGAGATTGGTTTTTGTAAAGGCATTGAAAACTATTCCCGCGTTTTGTCGGGACGCCCTGCGGGCAGTGCCCCGTTTACTCTGCTGGACTACTTCCCAAAGGATTATCTTTTGATTGTGGATGAATCCCACGTCAGCATCCCGCAGGTACGCGGTATGTACGCTGGAGACCATGCCCGCAAAAAAACATTGGTTGACTTTGGTTTTCGTCTCCCGTCGGCCTACGATAACCGCCCCCTCAACTTTGATGAATTCTACGATCGAGTTGGACAAGCTATTTTTGTCAGCGCCACTCCCGGTCCCTTTGAGAGAGAACGCAGTGCCCAGATCGTAGAGCAGGTGATCCGGCCCACAGGTCTATTGGATCCTGAAATCCAAGTCCGTCCTACCGAGGGTCAGATCGATGACCTTGTATCAGAGATCCATTTGCGTACCGATCGGAACGAACGCGTCCTAATCACTACCTTGACCAAGAAAATGGCGGAAGATCTCACCGCTTATCTGGAAGATATGGACATTCGGGTGCGGTACATGCACCATGATGTGGATACCATCGAGAGGATGGAACTGATCCGCGACCTACGTCTCGGTGAATTTGATGTCCTGGTGGGCATCAACCTTTTGCGCGAAGGCTTGGATCTGCCGGAGGTATCGTTGGTGGCCATCCTGGACGCCGATAAAGAGGGATTTTTGCGTTCTGAAACTTCACTGATCCAGACCATCGGCCGCGCCGCACGAAATGCAGAAGGCAAGGTCATTATGTATGCCGACAGCGTCACCCCCTCCATGGAACGGGCCATTTCCGAGACCGAACGCCGTCGTGCCATTCAGATGAAGTACAATGAAGAACACGGAATTATCCCCAAAACCATTATAAAGGATGTTTCCGATGTCATTGAGATCACGGCCAAAGACAAATCGGTGGAAGAAAAGGCTAAATCAGGACGCCGTCTGAACCGCCAAGAAAAGCAACAACTCATCGAGCAATTGACGAAGGAGATGAAGGCAGCAGCCAAATTGTTAGAATTTGAGCATGCCGCCTATTTGAGAGATCGAATTCAGAAATTGAAAGCCAGTAAATAA
- the pyrB gene encoding aspartate carbamoyltransferase, whose translation MTPRHVIDLNQLSKEQWMGLLKLAHDIKKHPSRYDQACRGRILATLFFEPSTRTQMSFQTAMLRLGGRIIGFDNPENSSVSKGESLKDTVRVVSGYADLIAMRHPMSGAPKAASLYSCVPIINAGDGGHLHPTQTLTDLFTLYEETGRLDHLCIGCCGDLMYGRTVHSLIKAMSRFEGNSFVLISTPQLGVPQYIKDRLEEKNIPYQEVNTLEEAIPMLDVLYMTRIQQERFASEEEYMSQKGVYVLDGEKLKLAKSSLKILHPLPRVDEITYEVDDDPRAVYFEQTEYGMYARMALMMTLMEQHGERCLEPVPASTHDVHCTNPACITSREHYLPHLFEQKGNQLVCRFCDEPVQE comes from the coding sequence ATGACACCAAGGCATGTAATCGATTTGAATCAACTTTCCAAAGAGCAGTGGATGGGGCTTCTCAAACTAGCACATGATATCAAAAAGCATCCCAGCCGCTACGATCAGGCTTGTAGAGGCAGGATCTTGGCCACGTTATTTTTTGAGCCGTCCACCCGCACCCAGATGTCCTTCCAGACAGCCATGCTGCGCTTAGGCGGTCGGATTATCGGGTTTGACAATCCAGAAAACTCATCGGTGTCAAAAGGAGAAAGTCTCAAGGATACGGTTCGTGTCGTCAGCGGATACGCCGATCTTATCGCCATGCGTCACCCCATGTCCGGAGCACCGAAAGCAGCGTCACTTTATTCCTGTGTTCCGATCATCAACGCCGGAGATGGAGGCCATCTTCATCCCACCCAAACGCTGACTGATTTGTTCACCCTCTATGAAGAAACCGGACGCTTGGATCATCTCTGCATCGGCTGCTGTGGGGATCTGATGTATGGCCGGACGGTTCATTCCCTCATCAAGGCCATGAGCCGCTTTGAAGGCAATTCCTTTGTTTTGATTTCTACCCCCCAGTTGGGTGTACCCCAGTATATTAAGGATCGTCTGGAAGAGAAAAATATTCCTTACCAGGAGGTTAATACTTTAGAAGAAGCCATCCCCATGCTGGATGTGCTCTACATGACTCGTATCCAGCAAGAGCGTTTCGCCTCAGAGGAAGAATATATGAGCCAGAAGGGCGTGTATGTGCTGGATGGAGAGAAACTTAAATTAGCGAAATCCAGCCTAAAAATTCTGCATCCTCTCCCCCGGGTGGACGAGATTACCTACGAAGTAGACGATGATCCCCGTGCTGTGTATTTTGAGCAGACGGAATATGGCATGTATGCCCGGATGGCTTTGATGATGACCTTGATGGAGCAACATGGTGAACGGTGTTTAGAACCTGTTCCAGCCAGCACCCATGATGTCCACTGCACTAATCCAGCGTGTATCACAAGCAGAGAGCACTACCTTCCCCATCTTTTTGAACAAAAGGGGAATCAATTGGTGTGCCGCTTCTGCGATGAACCGGTTCAGGAGTGA
- the uvrA gene encoding excinuclease ABC subunit UvrA → MSLDRLTIKGAREHNLKDINLTIPRDKLVVFTGLSGSGKSSLAFDTVYAEGQRRYVESLSSYARQFLGQMDKPDVDLIEGLSPAISIDQKTTSKNPRSTVGTVTEIYDYLRLLYARIGIPHCPICGREIKQQTIDQIVDQVMALPENTKIQILAPVVRGRKGEHAKEFDAARKSGFVRVRVDGILYDLSETIKPEKNKKHTIEIVVDRLVVRPDIRGRLADSMETATALAGGIASVDVIGGKELTFSQNYACPEHGISVEELTPRMFSFNNPFGACPTCTGMGIFMKVDPKLILPDKTLSIAQGAIKASGWSTSDSGTISRMYFEALGKEYGFTLDTPICEMSKQAVDAILYGTKGKKLKMTRTMEYGSGTYETAFEGIVTNLERRYRETNSSWMKEEIESYMSSMPCPDCHGLRLKPESLAVTIGGLNIHEFCSMSITKELEFIRNLQLTERERMIGKRILKEISERLGFLESVGLNYLTLTRQSGTLSGGESQRIRLATQIGSSLMGVLYILDEPSIGLHQRDNDKLLATLKHLRDLGNSLIVVEHDEDTMYAADWIVDIGPGAGIHGGEVVCSGTVEDIKACERSITGQYLSGKRSIPVPKERRKGNGNMLRVVGATQNNLQNVNVDIPLGTFTCITGVSGSGKSSLINEVLYKTLASKLNGAKHVPGAHKEIQGLEFLDKVIDIDQSPIGRTPRSNPATYTGMFNFIRELYASTQDAKMRGFSAGRFSFNIKGGRCEACQGDGILKIEMHFLPDVYVPCEVCKGKRYNRETLEVKYKGKSIHDVLEMTVEEGLEFFSNIPRIQRKLQTLYDVGLGYIKIGQPSTTLSGGEAQRIKLATELSRRSTGRTIYILDEPTTGLHIADVHRLIDVLQKLVDAGNTVVVIEHNLDVIKTADYIIDLGPEGGDQGGQIVVCGTPEKVAQTESSYTGQYLSKILNPSEE, encoded by the coding sequence TTGTCATTAGATCGTTTGACCATCAAAGGTGCACGGGAACACAATTTAAAAGACATCAATCTAACCATCCCACGAGATAAGCTGGTGGTTTTTACCGGCCTTTCCGGTTCCGGCAAATCCTCTTTGGCGTTTGATACCGTTTATGCAGAGGGACAACGTCGATATGTGGAATCTCTCTCGTCTTACGCCCGCCAGTTCCTTGGTCAGATGGACAAGCCTGATGTGGATCTTATCGAAGGCTTGTCCCCGGCCATCTCCATCGACCAAAAAACAACGTCTAAAAATCCCCGTTCTACTGTCGGCACAGTGACTGAAATTTATGACTATCTCCGTCTGCTTTACGCCCGCATTGGTATCCCGCATTGTCCTATCTGCGGCCGTGAGATCAAGCAGCAGACCATTGATCAGATTGTGGATCAGGTAATGGCTCTGCCAGAAAATACCAAAATTCAAATTTTAGCTCCAGTGGTGCGTGGACGCAAAGGGGAACATGCCAAAGAATTCGATGCAGCACGAAAATCAGGTTTTGTGCGGGTACGAGTGGATGGCATTCTCTACGATCTTTCTGAAACCATCAAACCGGAAAAAAATAAAAAACATACTATTGAAATTGTGGTGGATCGCCTGGTTGTGCGTCCGGATATCCGGGGACGTCTGGCCGACTCCATGGAGACGGCCACTGCTTTGGCAGGGGGGATCGCTTCGGTGGATGTGATCGGCGGCAAAGAGCTGACATTTTCACAGAATTACGCTTGTCCAGAGCACGGTATTAGCGTGGAGGAACTGACTCCACGAATGTTTTCCTTTAACAACCCTTTCGGGGCTTGTCCCACTTGTACCGGTATGGGCATCTTTATGAAGGTAGATCCCAAGCTGATTTTACCTGATAAAACTCTTTCTATCGCTCAAGGCGCCATCAAAGCCAGCGGTTGGTCTACTTCCGACAGCGGAACTATCAGCCGAATGTACTTTGAGGCCTTGGGAAAAGAATATGGGTTTACACTGGACACCCCCATTTGTGAAATGTCCAAGCAGGCGGTAGATGCCATCCTCTACGGCACCAAAGGCAAAAAGCTAAAGATGACCCGCACTATGGAGTATGGGTCAGGTACCTACGAAACCGCTTTTGAGGGCATCGTGACCAATTTAGAGCGTCGGTATCGGGAAACCAATAGTTCCTGGATGAAAGAAGAGATTGAATCCTATATGAGTTCCATGCCATGTCCGGATTGCCATGGATTGCGGTTAAAGCCGGAATCGTTGGCTGTCACCATCGGGGGACTGAACATCCATGAATTCTGCTCTATGTCCATCACAAAAGAATTGGAATTTATCCGTAACCTCCAGCTCACGGAACGGGAACGCATGATCGGCAAACGGATTCTAAAGGAAATTTCCGAACGTCTTGGATTTTTGGAAAGCGTGGGACTCAACTACTTGACCCTCACCCGTCAATCTGGTACCCTCAGCGGCGGAGAAAGTCAGCGTATCCGGCTGGCCACTCAGATTGGTTCCTCTCTGATGGGCGTTCTCTATATCTTGGATGAGCCGTCTATCGGCTTGCATCAAAGGGACAATGATAAACTACTGGCTACGTTAAAGCATCTGCGTGATTTAGGCAACAGCTTAATTGTAGTAGAGCACGACGAGGATACCATGTATGCCGCCGATTGGATCGTCGATATCGGTCCGGGTGCAGGGATCCATGGGGGAGAGGTTGTGTGCTCCGGTACGGTAGAAGACATCAAAGCCTGCGAACGTTCTATTACAGGCCAGTATCTCAGTGGAAAACGGAGTATCCCCGTTCCAAAAGAGAGGCGGAAGGGCAACGGCAACATGCTTCGTGTTGTAGGCGCTACTCAGAACAATCTGCAAAATGTAAATGTGGATATCCCGCTCGGTACATTTACTTGTATTACTGGCGTATCCGGTTCCGGCAAATCCTCTCTTATCAATGAAGTGCTCTATAAAACCCTCGCATCTAAACTCAATGGTGCAAAGCATGTGCCGGGGGCTCACAAGGAAATCCAGGGGCTGGAATTCTTGGATAAGGTCATCGATATCGACCAGTCTCCTATCGGACGTACCCCCCGTTCCAATCCTGCTACCTATACAGGTATGTTTAACTTTATCCGTGAGCTTTACGCCTCCACGCAGGATGCCAAAATGAGAGGTTTTTCAGCCGGACGTTTTTCTTTCAATATCAAAGGCGGACGCTGTGAAGCTTGTCAAGGCGACGGTATCCTAAAGATCGAAATGCATTTTTTACCTGATGTCTACGTCCCTTGTGAGGTGTGTAAAGGAAAGCGATATAACCGTGAGACTTTGGAAGTCAAATACAAGGGGAAAAGTATTCACGATGTTCTGGAGATGACGGTGGAAGAGGGTTTGGAATTTTTCAGCAATATTCCCCGTATTCAGCGAAAGCTCCAAACTCTCTACGATGTGGGACTGGGGTATATTAAAATCGGTCAACCGTCTACGACGTTATCTGGCGGCGAAGCGCAGCGTATCAAATTAGCCACCGAGTTATCCCGCCGCTCCACTGGGCGCACCATCTACATTCTGGACGAGCCTACTACAGGACTTCACATTGCCGACGTTCACCGTTTGATCGATGTATTGCAAAAGCTTGTGGATGCTGGTAATACAGTGGTCGTCATTGAGCACAACCTAGATGTGATTAAAACCGCTGATTATATCATTGACCTTGGTCCAGAAGGCGGCGATCAAGGCGGTCAGATTGTAGTGTGCGGTACGCCAGAAAAAGTGGCGCAAACAGAATCATCCTACACGGGTCAATATCTTTCTAAGATTCTCAATCCTTCAGAGGAATAA
- a CDS encoding flavodoxin family protein codes for MRVLVLFGSPKRDRHTGELLDAFLKQLPVQAHVEEYHCFSSPLVPCDGCGACDVQGQCRHRDGDVLWDQLEQADVLIVATPIYFMSYPAPMKAVVDRLQRYWSIRFVLGKKPTIQRPKKGFLLTTSGSEGDQADVVRRQTRMFFSILNTHFCGEVDWTHTDNGRWDDALESRIKEAISCLQE; via the coding sequence ATGCGTGTTCTTGTATTGTTTGGCTCACCAAAACGAGATAGACATACCGGTGAGTTGCTGGATGCTTTTTTAAAGCAGCTTCCTGTTCAAGCTCATGTGGAAGAATACCATTGTTTTTCTTCTCCCCTTGTTCCATGTGATGGATGTGGAGCCTGTGATGTACAGGGACAGTGTCGCCACCGGGACGGAGATGTTTTGTGGGACCAATTAGAACAGGCCGACGTTTTGATTGTGGCTACTCCAATTTATTTTATGTCCTATCCTGCACCCATGAAAGCTGTGGTGGACCGACTTCAAAGATATTGGAGTATCCGGTTTGTGTTAGGAAAAAAGCCTACCATTCAGCGCCCGAAAAAGGGGTTCCTTTTGACAACCAGTGGATCAGAAGGCGATCAAGCTGACGTAGTGCGCAGACAAACCAGAATGTTTTTTAGTATCTTAAACACCCATTTTTGTGGTGAAGTGGATTGGACTCATACCGATAACGGGCGTTGGGACGATGCTTTGGAATCCAGGATAAAAGAGGCAATTTCTTGTTTACAAGAATAA